In Phenylobacterium hankyongense, the sequence AAGCCCGCCACGGAGGCCCTGCCCGGCTTCCGCGACGTGCAGCCGGTGGTGTTCTGCGGGCTGTTCCCGGTCGACGCCGCCGAGTTCGAGGACCTGCGCGCCGCCATCGGCCGCCTGCGCCTGAACGACGCCTCCTTCACCTACGAGATGGAGACCAGCGCCGCGCTGGGCTTCGGCTTCCGCTGCGGGTTCCTGGGCCTGCTCCACCTGGAGATCATCCAGGAGCGGCTGAGCCGCGAGTTCGACCTCGACCTGATCGCGACCGCCCCCAGCGTCGTCTACAAGATCAAGCTCACCGACGGCTCGGAGATGGAGCTGCACAATCCGGCCGACCTGCCGGACCCGGTGAAGATCGCCTCGATCTCCGAGCCGTGGATCAAGGCCACCATCCTGACGCCGGACGAGTACCTCGGCTCGGTGATCAAGCTCTGCCAGGACCGCCGCGGCTCGCAGCGCGAGCTGTCCTATGTCGGCTCCCGCGCGCTGGTGGTCTACGACCTGCCGCTGAACGAGGTGGTGTTCGACTTCTACGACCGGCTGAAGTCGATCTCGAAGGGCTACGCCTCCTTCGACTACCAGATCGAGGAGTACCGCGACGGCGACCTGGTGAAGATGTCGATCCTGGTCAACGCCGAGCCGGTGGACGCGCTTTCCATGCTGGTCCACCGCGACCGCGCCGAGGCCCGCGGCCGCGGCATGGTTGAGAAGATGAAGGACCTGATCAGCCCGCACATGTTCCAGATCCCGATCCAGGCGGCGATCGGCGGGCGGATCATCGCGCGCGAGACGGTCCGCGCGCTGCGCAAGGACGTCACCGCCAAGTGCTACGGCGGCGACATGAGCCGCAAGCGCAAGCTGCTCGACAAGCAGAAGGCCGGCAAGAAGCGCATGCGCCAGTTCGGCAAGGTGGAGATCCCGCAGGAAGCCTTCATCGCCGCCCTGAAGATGGACGCCGACTAGAGCGCGCGGGCGGGGCCGCTCAGAGCTGGTTGAACTCGCCGCAGCGGCATTTCACGACCAGGTCCGACAGCACGGCGCGGTCCTTGGCGGTGAAGATCAGGTCGTCGCAAGCCCCGCAGACGAAGCGGATGGAGTCGGCGTCCTGCGGCGCGGCGGTGGGCGGAACGACGGTGCGGCGTCCCACGAACAGGCCGGGAAAGGTGCGCATGGGGACCGACAGCATCTACGGAACTCCTCGATCAGCCGCCGACGGACCCGACGGCGCTTCGCATCTGCAAACCCTTGTCGCGCATATTTGTTGCGGCGCAATGGCAGAGATGTGTGAATAGCGCTCTTTCCCTTATCCGGTAAGGGAATTGCACTGCACCACGGCGTCAGCGCGCGGAGGGCGGCACGCGCCGCCAGAGCACCACCACATAGGCGAACACCGCCAGGTAGGCGGCGGCGAACGCCCAGATCGGCAGCGGCCAGTAGATGACGCCGTTCACCCATCGCATGATCAGCGGCGGCTCGGCCCGGGCGCCCGCCAGCCGGTCCTGCCACAGCGTCAGGAAGCAGGCGCGGCCAAGCACGGCCTGCAGCGCCACCACCGCCATCGACGCCAGGTGCAGCGCCCGCCACCAGCGGACCCGCACCCAGGCCCAGCCCCGCCACGCCCCCAGCGGAATCGCGGCCAGCCCGAAGACGTTGAAGGCGATGACGGCCAGGTGGATCGCAAGCACCGTCTGGGCGAGGACCGGACTCATCGGGCGAGCTTAGGCGTCCTTTTCCCCGCGGTGGAGGAGGGACATGCGCAGCCGATGAGCAACCGACTTCAGGCTCTCGCCCAAATCCTGCCGCAAGCTTGACTATCAAGCAGTCGCCCGGCATCGGGCATCTGCGACAAAGGGGAAGCCATGCGCAAACTGATCGTCTTCGCCGCCGCCGCTGCGGCGCTCTGGGTTTCGGGCTGCAACACCGTCTCCGGCCTCGGCCGCGACATGCAGGCGGCGGGTCAGGCGGTCACCGGCACGGCCGAGGACGTCAAGCGCTAGAGTATCGGAGCGCGGGCTGCGGGGCGCGGGTTCGGAAGCCTGAACGGCAACCCGAATCCGAGCCCGACGCCCGGCCCAAAACGGGTCGCCCGGTCCCGAAAAAATCGCTTTTTGGCTGCGACCTAAGCGCCGCAGCCCTTACGCTTTCAGGGCCGAAGGCGCATATGGCGCGCATGGCTGAAATCGCTCATCCGCTGCTTCCGTCCGTCTTCCGCGGTCTGAAGGGCCGTTGCCCTGCCTGCGGCGAGGGCAAGCTGTTCTGGAAATACCTCAAGGTCTCCGCCCGCTGCGAAAAGTGCGACCACGACCTGGCGCGCTATCCCGCCGACGACGGTCCGGCCTACCTGACCATCCTGGTGGTCGGCCACCTGATCGTGGCCCCGCTGCTGTTCTTCCCGATCGTCTGGCAGTCCTCGCCGGCCTATTCGCTGCCGCTGATCCTGATCCCGCTGGCTCTGATCACCCTGGCGCTGCTGCCGCGCATCAAGGGCGGCTGGATCGGGCTGATGTATGCGCTCGGCGTGAAGGACACCGACGCCCACCTCCACACCGCCGACGCCGCCGACTAGGCGCCGTGCGCCCGCGCGCGCTCCGGAACCTGTGCTGTACCCCGCCCGTTTGGCCCGGCGGAGTGGGGGCACGGCTGAAGGAGAGAGACGCCCATGGGCTTAGGCACCATACTTATCATCATCCTGATCCTGTTGTTGATCGGGGCGCTTCCGAGCTGGGGCTACAGCCGCAGCTGGGGCTATTTCCCGAGCGGCGGCCTGGGCCTGGTGCTGGTGATCATCATCATCCTGGTCCTGATGGGCCGAATATAGGCCCGAGGCCTCTGGCCTGAACGCACAAATCACCTAGCATCCCCCCGGTTCGCGCCGGGGGGATGCATGGCTGTTTCAGACGCTGAGGTCGGGACGCTGGCGGGCGGCGCGACGCCGATGTCGGCCTTCGCCCGCATCAAGGCCATCCTCGGCGGCTCGGCCGGCAACCTCGTCGAGTGGTACGACTGGTTCGCCTACACCTCGACCAGCCTGTATTTCGCCAAGCACTTCTTCCCGCACGGCGACAAGGTCGACCAGCAGCTGCAGACCGCCGCCATCTTCGCGGCCGGGTTCATCGCCCGGCCCCTGGGCGCCTGGCTGATGGGCGTCTACGCCGACCGGGCGGGGCGGCGCGCCGCGCTCACCCTCTCGGTGGCGCTGATGAGCCTGGGCTCCTTCGCCATCGCCATCCTGCCCACCTATGCCCAGATCGGGGTCGCCGCGCAGTTCCTGCTGCTGGCGGCGCGGCTGGTGCAGGGCCTGTCGCTGGGCGGCGAATACGGGGCCAGCGCCACCTACATGGCCGAGATGGCCGGGCGCGAGCGCCGGGGCTTCTGGTCGTCGTTCCAGTACGTGACCCTGATCGGCGGCCAGCTCACCGCCCTGCTGGTGCTGGTGGTCGTGCAGCACCTGCTGTCGAAGGCGGCGCTGGAGGCCTGGGGCTGGCGCATCCCGTTCGCCATCGGCGGCCTCCTGGCCATCGTGGTGTTCTGGATCCGCACCGGTCTCGACGAGACCCGCGCCTACCTGAACGCCGCCAAGGAGACCCCGCGCCGCGGCCAGACCATGAGCCTGCTGCGGGAACATCCGCGGGAGACCGCGGCGATCCTGACGCTCACGGCGGCCGGGTCGCTCTCCTTCTACGCCTACACCACCTACATGCAGAAGTTCCTGGTCAACACCTCGGGCTTCGACAAGGACACCGCCACGGCGATCATGGCCGGGGTGCTTGTCGCCTACATGCTGATCCAGCCGCTGGTCGGCTGGGCCTCGGACCACGTGGGCCGCAAGACCACCATGGCGGTCGGGCTGGGAGCCGGGGCCCTGGCCACCTATCCGGTGATGAGCGCCATCGCCGGCGCCCACTCGGCGGGCCTGGCCTTCGGGCTGATTCTGCTGCTGGTCGCCTGCCATTCCGGCTATTCGGCGGTGAACGCCGCGGTGAAGGCCGAGCTCTTCCCGGCGCACGTCCGCGCCCTCGGCGTCGCCCTGCCCTACGCGATCGCCAACGCCGTCTTCGGGGGCACGGCGGAATATGTCGCCGGCTGGCTGAAGAAGCTTCACGTGGAGAGCGGATTCTACCTCTATGTGGCGGTGGTGATGACGGTGGCGGCCGTGGTCGCCGTCCGGCTGCGCAACACCAATGTCACCAGCCTGATCGCCGAGGACTGAGACGTGCGCATCCCCCTGCAGCCGATGGACGTCGCCGCCTTGGCCTTCTTCGCGCTGTGCTGGCTGTTCTACGAGCCGCTGCTGAAGGCCCTGGGCAAGCGGCGGGGCGGCGGCCTGATCAACACCGACCTGACCGTCATCCGCACCGCCTGGATGCGCAACATGGTCGGCCGCGAGAACCGGTTCATGGACGGCCAGCTGCTGGGCCAAGCGCTGAACTCGTCCTCCTTCTTCGCCTCGTCCAACCTGATCCTGATCGCCGCCATCGCCAGCGCCATGTTCGGCGGCGAGCGGACCTTCCGCTCGGCCTCCAGCCTGGTGGTGATCCAGACGTCCTCGCGGCTGTTGTTCGAGGCGCAGCTGTCGCTGGTGCTGATCACCCTGGCCCGCGGCCTGCTCGACCTGATCTGGGCGATCCGGCAGATGAACTACACCATCGCCGCCATCGGCGCCGTCCCGGTGCGGGTGGAGGACGAGAAGCGCCACGTGTTCGGCGACATCGTCGCGCGGCTGCTGAACCCGGCGCTGTCCTCGTTCAACGCCGGCGTGCGGGCCTATTATTTCGCCCTGGCGGCGGCGGCCTGGCTGTTCGGCCCCCTCGCCTTCATAGCGGCCACGGCGGGGGCCGTGAGCCTGCTCGTGTGGCGTCAGCGGCGATCGCCGGCGGCCGGAGCCATCGCCGACCTGCGCCGGCTTCTGGCCGACACCTAGGCCAGCCCCAGCTCGCGTTTCTGGATGCGGGTGAGCTTGGCGGCGACGAGCGCGTGCGACGTCGCCAGCCAATCCGACACCTCCGCCGCGTCCACCTCGCCGAGTTCCACCGCGACCCAGTGGCCGCGGGCCAGATACGGCGCCTGCCGACCGGGGCCGCCCTCGGTCAGCGCCATGAAGCCGATCTCGGTCACCTTGAACGACAGGCCCCCGCCGAGGCCGCAGATGGCGAACACCTTGCCGCCGACCTTATAGACGTCCGACCCGCCCCACTGGACGATCCGCGTAACGGCAGGCAGAGCCAGGGCGGCGGCGTTCACGTCGTCCCGGGTCATCCGGCCTCGCGACCGCTCTAGGCCTGGACGCCGACGCCGATCGGGCAGGTCACGCCGGTGCCGCCGATCCCGCAGTAGCCGTTGGGGTTCTTCGCCAGGTACTGCTGGTGGTAGTCCTCGGCGAAATAGAATGGGCCGGCCGGCTCGATCTCGGTGGTCACCTTGCCATAGCCCTGCGCGCCGAGCGCGGCCTGGTAGGCCTCCTTCGACGCCTCGGCGGCCCGCGCCTGAGCGTCGTTGATCGGATAGACGCCCGAGCGGTACTGGGTGCCGACGTCATTGCCCTGGCGCATGCCCTGGGTGGGGTCATGGCCCTCCCAGAAGGTCTTCAGCAGGTCGGTGTAGGTGATCGCCTTGGGGTCATAGACCACCAGCACCGCCTCGGTATGGCCGGTCTGCCCGCTGCAGACCTCCTCGTAGGTCGGGTTCGGCGTCAGGCCGTCCACGTAGCCGACCGCGGTCACATAGACCCCGGGCAGGTTCCAGAAGATCCGCTCCACGCCCCAGAAGCAGCCCATGGCGAACACCGCGGTCTCGTAGCCCTCCGGATAGGGGCCCTTCAGCGGATGGCCGTTGACGAAGTGGGTCTCGGCGGTGGGGATCGGATGCTGGCGGCCGCGCAATGCGGTCTCGGGTGTCGGCAGCTCGAGGGACTTCTTGCCGAAAAGCATGGTGCGGGCCTCCTTGCGCTGGCCCCGGAAGATAGGCGCTCGCCGGCGCGATTGCACGTTCGCGGGCGCCCCGAATGGCCGACGCGGCCAACCGCCGCTTGCCGGGACAGGGTCGCTCAGTATATTCCCCGCCTTCCGCTGGGGGTCCGCCTCCTGTGGCGCGTGGTGAGGTGGCCGAGTGGCTGAAGGCGCACGCTTGGAAAGCGTGTTTACGGGAAACCGTAACGAGGGTTCGAATCCCTCTCTCACCGCCACTCTTCCTTCAGCTGGATCCTTGGGATCGAGACGCTCGGAACGGCGCGCGCGGGTTCAGCCCGTGCGGACTGCGCTCGTACGTCAGGGCTCCAGGCGCGCCAGCGGATCGCCGGGCTCGGCGAGCAGGCGTGAGGCGTAGGGCGCCAGGTCGGTCGCCCCGCGCCCGGCCGGCTTTCCGCGGCTGTTGAACAGGTTGGTGACCGAGCTCCCGTCCGGCCGGGCGGACCGCTGGACGATCACGCCGTCGCGGTGGTGGGTGGCCATCTCGGGGAACTCGCAGGCCAGGCGCGGTTCGCGCAGCAGGGCGGCGAGCAGCTCGGCGCGGTCCGGGCGCAGCTCGTCGAGCTTGTCGCTGGTCATCAGCACCCCGCCGGCCAGGCCCGCGAACAGCGCCAGCGACCGGACCTGCTCGTCGCTGAGTTCGTGGAAACGATCGCGCAGCAGGACGCAGTCGGGGTCGGCCTGCCAGAGGATGCCGGAGGCGTGGTTGCGGGTGACCTGGTCGCGCAGCAGGCTCTCGGCGGAATAGTCGCCCCGCCAGCTCACGCCGACGTCGCGGCCGATACGCATGGCGTCCACCAGCCCCACGGAAGCCCACAGCGGGCAGCCGCAGCCGAGCCACAGCGCGTCGCCGATCTCCTCGCGGATCAGCTCGGCCATCCGTCGCCAGATGGCGATGCGGGACAGCCCCTCCTCGCGCCAGACCGCGCGGTCGGGCCCGTACTCCGCGCCGAACAACATGAAGTCGGTCTTGAAGTAGCCGCAGCCCCAGCTCCGCCAGGTCCGGAAGACGGTGCGGATATAGGCCTCGGCGTCCGGATGGGTGATGTCGAGCGGGTAGTATTCCTCGCTGCGCTTGTGCCAGCGGAACTCGCCATAGAACTTCATGTGCGCCAGCGGCTCGCCGCCGGCGCGTTCGCGGACCACCCAGTCGGGGTGCTCGCGGAACAGGCGGCTGCGGTTGCCGACCATGAACGGCGCGATCCAGAGGCCCGGGACGAAGCCGGCCTGGGCGATATCCCGCACCAGCGGCGCCATTCCGCGCGGGAACTGCGGCTTGACGTCCAGCCAGTCGCCCATCTCCGGCGTGAAGCCGTCGTCGATCAGGAACACGTCGAGCGGAACCTGATGCCGGTCGCGGAACGCCGCGGCGGCGGCCAGGTGCTCGAGGATCGAGGGCTCGTCGATGGCGGCGTAGAGGTTGTACCAGGAGCACCAGCCGGTCAGCCGGCGCTCCAGGCGGCGCGGCGACAGGGGCGAGGCGGCGGCCACGGCGCGGGACCAGTCGCGCAAGCCGCCCTCCACTTCGTCGTGTCCGAACAGCAGCAGCGGCTCGGCGGCCAGCCGGCCCTGGTGCGGGACGCGGTCCCAGAGGGTCTCGACGTCGAGGCTGAACCGGGCCGGATCGGCGGAGAAGCGCAGGCGGCTCTGGAAGTGCTCGTGGCGGGTGAAGCCCAGCACCACCGCGCCGGCGCCGTCGCGCGGCAGCAGGGCGGTGAAGGCGAACCCCAGGCGCGGGGACCGCGCGGGGTTGTCGTCCGCCGCCGGCTCGCCGGGCGCAGCGAAATAGCTGCCGTCCCAGCTCTGGTAGCCGTTGCGCAGGTAGCGCTCGACGCCCTCCACCGCCAGGAACCGCACGCCGAGGCTGTCGACCGGGTGATCCGGCGACAGGCCGGCCAGCGTCACCGTCAGCTCCAGGCCGTGGGCGCCGGGCGCGATCCCCAGGGTCATGCGCGCGCCGCCGAAGGCTCCGGCCAGCCGCCAGGCGATCTGCCCCTCGGTCACGGTCCGCGAGGCCACCGGCGGCGAGGCCCCGTCGATCAGCGGCTCAATCCCGCCGAGCGTCAGGCCCCGGCCGTGGAAGGCCGCGCGGGCGGCGTCAAACTCCATCGGAGAGCCGGATCTCACGGCGTTCGTCGGCGGACTGGCGGGCGGCGAGCGCCAGGCGCAGGCTCGCCTCGCCCTCGGCGAGCGGGACCATGGGCGGACGGCCCTCGCGGATGGCGGCGGCCAGGTCGGCCAGCTGGGCGACGAACGGATCGGTCACGCCCGCCACGTTCTCGTCGGCGACGTCCGGCGCGGTGCGGGTGAGCACGGCGTTGTTCCAGTCCTCGAACCGGCCGGTGTGGCGTTCGGCCACCAGCCGCCATTCCTTCTGCCAGCGGCCGGGGATGGCGGCGTTGCTGGCGTTGAGGTTGGCGATGCGCCCGTCGTCCCAACCAAACACGATCGCCGACACGTCTTCGACGTCGTAGCCGGGCGTGTCGTGGTGGAAGAGGTTGGCGGCGCGCGCGTAGACGGTGTCCGGCTCGCCCATGAACAGGCGCACCAGGTCGATCAGGTGGATCACCTGCTCCAGCATCTGGCCGCCGGAGCGGGCCCGCTCGCGCCACCAGGGCGCATGCAGGGCGTTGCAGTGGTAGCTGCCGGCGAACAGGCCGACGGGACCGGTCTCGCCCGTCGCCTCCAGCGCGCGCCAGCGGGCGACCGCATCGCCGAACCGGTACATGAAGCCCACCGCCGCGCGGACGTTCGCGGCCTCCACCGCCTCGACCATGCGCCGCGCCGTGGGCAGGTCGAGGGCGATGGGCTTCTCCACCAGCAGGTGGACGCCGCGGGAAGCGGCCAGCTCCGCCTCGCCGGTGCGGGCGTAGGGCGGCGTGGCGACGATCAGCAGGTCGAGCGTCGACTCGTCCAGCATGCGGACGACGTCGGTGTAGGGCGTCCCGCCGTGCTGGCGGGCGAAGGCGGCGGTCCGCTCCGGATCGCGCCCGCAACAGGCGACGACCTCCAGCTCGTCGGGCCGTTTCGCCGCCGCGCCGAGATGGCGTGCGCCGATCCCGCCGCACCCCAGGAGCCCCAAACGCAACCGGCTCATTCCGCGAACTCCAGCACCGCCTGCAACAGGCCCGGCTCACCCTTGTCGAGGCGCTCGAACAGGGCCGGCGCGGCCTCGAAGGCGGCCGTGTGGGTGATCAGCGGGGTCAGCGACAGCACGCCCTCGTGCTGCAGTTCCACGGCGGTCCGCCAGAGCCGGGGCTTGGACCAGCGGTAGCTGGCCTCCGGGGCGACGCCGGAGATCTGCGAGCAGACCAGCTGGACGCGGTTGTGGTGGAACTCCTCGCCGAGCCGCAGCCCCGGGACCTCGCCCTGGAAGAAGCCCATGGCCACCACCCGCGCGGAATAGGCCACCGCCCGGATCGCCTCGGCGAGCGCGGGGGGCGCGCCCGACACCTCGATGCAGACGTCGGCGCCGCGCCCCTGCGTGGCGGCCTTGATGGCCTCGGCGGCGCTGCCTGCCGTCGGGTCCAGGGCCTCGGCCGCGCCGTGCGCCAGGGCGATGGCGCGGCGATGCGGATCGGGA encodes:
- a CDS encoding DUF2784 domain-containing protein gives rise to the protein MSPVLAQTVLAIHLAVIAFNVFGLAAIPLGAWRGWAWVRVRWWRALHLASMAVVALQAVLGRACFLTLWQDRLAGARAEPPLIMRWVNGVIYWPLPIWAFAAAYLAVFAYVVVLWRRVPPSAR
- a CDS encoding DUF3309 family protein; its protein translation is MGLGTILIIILILLLIGALPSWGYSRSWGYFPSGGLGLVLVIIIILVLMGRI
- the msrA gene encoding peptide-methionine (S)-S-oxide reductase MsrA → MLFGKKSLELPTPETALRGRQHPIPTAETHFVNGHPLKGPYPEGYETAVFAMGCFWGVERIFWNLPGVYVTAVGYVDGLTPNPTYEEVCSGQTGHTEAVLVVYDPKAITYTDLLKTFWEGHDPTQGMRQGNDVGTQYRSGVYPINDAQARAAEASKEAYQAALGAQGYGKVTTEIEPAGPFYFAEDYHQQYLAKNPNGYCGIGGTGVTCPIGVGVQA
- a CDS encoding MFS transporter, with the translated sequence MAVSDAEVGTLAGGATPMSAFARIKAILGGSAGNLVEWYDWFAYTSTSLYFAKHFFPHGDKVDQQLQTAAIFAAGFIARPLGAWLMGVYADRAGRRAALTLSVALMSLGSFAIAILPTYAQIGVAAQFLLLAARLVQGLSLGGEYGASATYMAEMAGRERRGFWSSFQYVTLIGGQLTALLVLVVVQHLLSKAALEAWGWRIPFAIGGLLAIVVFWIRTGLDETRAYLNAAKETPRRGQTMSLLREHPRETAAILTLTAAGSLSFYAYTTYMQKFLVNTSGFDKDTATAIMAGVLVAYMLIQPLVGWASDHVGRKTTMAVGLGAGALATYPVMSAIAGAHSAGLAFGLILLLVACHSGYSAVNAAVKAELFPAHVRALGVALPYAIANAVFGGTAEYVAGWLKKLHVESGFYLYVAVVMTVAAVVAVRLRNTNVTSLIAED
- a CDS encoding entericidin A/B family lipoprotein, translating into MRKLIVFAAAAAALWVSGCNTVSGLGRDMQAAGQAVTGTAEDVKR
- a CDS encoding MmcQ/YjbR family DNA-binding protein; protein product: MTRDDVNAAALALPAVTRIVQWGGSDVYKVGGKVFAICGLGGGLSFKVTEIGFMALTEGGPGRQAPYLARGHWVAVELGEVDAAEVSDWLATSHALVAAKLTRIQKRELGLA
- a CDS encoding Gfo/Idh/MocA family protein, with product MSRLRLGLLGCGGIGARHLGAAAKRPDELEVVACCGRDPERTAAFARQHGGTPYTDVVRMLDESTLDLLIVATPPYARTGEAELAASRGVHLLVEKPIALDLPTARRMVEAVEAANVRAAVGFMYRFGDAVARWRALEATGETGPVGLFAGSYHCNALHAPWWRERARSGGQMLEQVIHLIDLVRLFMGEPDTVYARAANLFHHDTPGYDVEDVSAIVFGWDDGRIANLNASNAAIPGRWQKEWRLVAERHTGRFEDWNNAVLTRTAPDVADENVAGVTDPFVAQLADLAAAIREGRPPMVPLAEGEASLRLALAARQSADERREIRLSDGV
- a CDS encoding DUF599 domain-containing protein, yielding MRIPLQPMDVAALAFFALCWLFYEPLLKALGKRRGGGLINTDLTVIRTAWMRNMVGRENRFMDGQLLGQALNSSSFFASSNLILIAAIASAMFGGERTFRSASSLVVIQTSSRLLFEAQLSLVLITLARGLLDLIWAIRQMNYTIAAIGAVPVRVEDEKRHVFGDIVARLLNPALSSFNAGVRAYYFALAAAAWLFGPLAFIAATAGAVSLLVWRQRRSPAAGAIADLRRLLADT
- a CDS encoding DUF983 domain-containing protein; this translates as MAEIAHPLLPSVFRGLKGRCPACGEGKLFWKYLKVSARCEKCDHDLARYPADDGPAYLTILVVGHLIVAPLLFFPIVWQSSPAYSLPLILIPLALITLALLPRIKGGWIGLMYALGVKDTDAHLHTADAAD
- the lepA gene encoding translation elongation factor 4; the protein is MTTPLSHIRNFSIVAHIDHGKSTLSDRLIQETGALTQREMTEQVLDNMEIERERGITIKAQTVRLHYKADDGEEYVLNLMDTPGHVDFAYEVSRSLAACEGSILVVDASQGVEAQTLANVYQAIDNNHEIVPVLNKVDLPAAEPDRVRQQIEDVIGLDASDAVLASAKTGLGIHEVLEAVVKRLPPPKGDRDAPLKALLVDAWYDPYLGVVVLVRVIDGVLRSGQRIRMMQQGSTHLVDRIGYFRPKRTEIEELGPGEIGFITAQIKEVAQAAVGDTITDERKPATEALPGFRDVQPVVFCGLFPVDAAEFEDLRAAIGRLRLNDASFTYEMETSAALGFGFRCGFLGLLHLEIIQERLSREFDLDLIATAPSVVYKIKLTDGSEMELHNPADLPDPVKIASISEPWIKATILTPDEYLGSVIKLCQDRRGSQRELSYVGSRALVVYDLPLNEVVFDFYDRLKSISKGYASFDYQIEEYRDGDLVKMSILVNAEPVDALSMLVHRDRAEARGRGMVEKMKDLISPHMFQIPIQAAIGGRIIARETVRALRKDVTAKCYGGDMSRKRKLLDKQKAGKKRMRQFGKVEIPQEAFIAALKMDAD
- a CDS encoding glycoside hydrolase family 36 protein, encoding MEFDAARAAFHGRGLTLGGIEPLIDGASPPVASRTVTEGQIAWRLAGAFGGARMTLGIAPGAHGLELTVTLAGLSPDHPVDSLGVRFLAVEGVERYLRNGYQSWDGSYFAAPGEPAADDNPARSPRLGFAFTALLPRDGAGAVVLGFTRHEHFQSRLRFSADPARFSLDVETLWDRVPHQGRLAAEPLLLFGHDEVEGGLRDWSRAVAAASPLSPRRLERRLTGWCSWYNLYAAIDEPSILEHLAAAAAFRDRHQVPLDVFLIDDGFTPEMGDWLDVKPQFPRGMAPLVRDIAQAGFVPGLWIAPFMVGNRSRLFREHPDWVVRERAGGEPLAHMKFYGEFRWHKRSEEYYPLDITHPDAEAYIRTVFRTWRSWGCGYFKTDFMLFGAEYGPDRAVWREEGLSRIAIWRRMAELIREEIGDALWLGCGCPLWASVGLVDAMRIGRDVGVSWRGDYSAESLLRDQVTRNHASGILWQADPDCVLLRDRFHELSDEQVRSLALFAGLAGGVLMTSDKLDELRPDRAELLAALLREPRLACEFPEMATHHRDGVIVQRSARPDGSSVTNLFNSRGKPAGRGATDLAPYASRLLAEPGDPLARLEP